The Phragmites australis chromosome 15, lpPhrAust1.1, whole genome shotgun sequence genome window below encodes:
- the LOC133893011 gene encoding uncharacterized protein LOC133893011, with protein MDRNITQVCSDRLLDYFGMSTDRKMWRVNVLMLINGILMGVVVGIGAYAPRYRRHVLIRFLFLGASTLFLPIVSSVAATLGSDQYFSGSLFGRHVVVAKCQPGIHIVLVLVWTGLVVLVGINTSAVVAGDEREGRNVGPPTELLIKAGWTTYLIYITTSKRGFLATTRYLGKLLQSGSFGHQVQIMFALLTCLTFCKLLFKYITFHRAKRSVALGRSPRFIAGYMAELRESQSIAPALVVQGEETGQVEKWLHGDSTRRNKVDSTSREVPDQGDSTRRECPQLVTLDRVWGHSLLWSEPKDLCFSFALFKLLRCRFAKYTVFEAGFMKAREFFRDTLLKGHDYERVFQVVADELSFLHDYYYSAQPSNFLLSLFSIGYCSYMFVFVSQAMMHLGGYEQIYCLVWCPYSKITRHQSGDRSLYSVGTGTNKRGTYLDFGNTYYDVVPVYLVLTVLMFSEIRDIVSHIGSKWTKVALVCKYVNSNSAVLEKRIAFAFRCCKIKLVRSWEGKMNQCSILVLRPWDISLLPRSLLRLPNQKKVKVPGEVKAAVFKALKNLTSDQEGAIKHIRPPSSPVSGPTAVDARSACHGKGAADTILAWHIATSIYELRHPQASNPEGHKIAATHLSRYCAYLVSYRPGLLPDDDEWCKELYKDVKKDADRVLGRRAAASTPEIEYRQLVDLLSADSNHEVLKNGARLGERLVVDSETKWEALANFWVEMILYVAPSENLEGHAEAIAGGGELITLLCTLLPHAGIVGRLDDTAADNSAAVDHA; from the exons ATGGACAGAAATATTACTCAAGTTTGCTCTGACAGACTGCTGGATTACTTCGGTATGAGCACTGATAGGAAGATGTGGCGAGTCAACGTGCTGATGCTGATCAACGGCATCTTGATGGGAGTCGTGGTTGGCATAGGCGCCTACGCCCCACGGTATCGCCGCCATGTTTTGATCCGCTTCCTCTTCCTGGGAGCCTCAACCTTGTTCCTCCCCATCGTCTCCAGCGTTGCCGCCACTCTTGGTAGTGATCAGTACTTCTCCGGCTCTTTATTCGGTCGTCACGTCGTAGTGGCGAAATGCCAACCGGGAATTCACATCGTCCTAGTCTTAGTATGGACGGGGCTCGTTGTACTTGTCGGTATCAATACAAGTGCAGTAGTCGCTGGCGATGAAAGAGAAGGTAGAAACGTTGGGCCCCCTACAGAACTGTTGATTAAAGCAGGCTGGACTACATACCTAATATACATAACCACATCGAAGAGGGGATTTCTCGCAACAACGCGCTATTTAGGGAAGCTCTTACAGAGTGGTAGTTTCGGTCATCAAGTGCAGATCATGTTCGCTCTGCTTACCTGTCTTACATTTTGCAAATTACTTTTCAAGTATATTACATTTCACAGGGCTAAACGATCGGTTGCGCTCGGGCGCAGTCCCCGTTTTATTGCCGGTTACATGGCTGAGCTACGAGAAAGCCAAAGTATAGCTCCTGCACTTGTAGTTCAGGGAGAGGAGACAGGACAAGTAGAGAAGTGGCTTCATGGTGACAGTACAAGGAGAAACAAGGTTGACAGTACAAGTAGAGAAGTGCCCGACCAGGGTGACAGTACAAGGAGAGAGTGCCCACAGTTAGTGACCTTGGACAGAGTTTGGGGGCACAGTCTTCTGTGGTCAGAACCCAAAGATCTGTGCTTTTCGTTCGCGTTGTTCAAGCTGCTACGGTGTCGGTTTGCAAAGTACACAGTTTTTGAGGCTGGTTTCATGAAGGCCCGTGAGTTTTTCCGGGACACGTTGCTCAAGGGTCATGACTATGAGAGGGTATTTCAAGTGGTCGCAGACGAGCTCTCTTTCCTCCATGATTATTACTATTCAGCCCAGCCAAGCAACTTCCTCTTATCACTCTTTAGTATTGGTTACTGTTCGTATATGTTTGTATTCGTCTCACAAGCAATGATGCATTTAGGAGGCTATGAGCAGATATACTGTCTAGTGTGGTGCCCATACAGCAAAATTACTCGTCATCAAAGTGGAGATCGATCTCTTTATTCGGTAGGAACGGgaaccaataaacgtggaacaTATCTTGACTTTGGAAATACGTACTATGATGTAGTACCGGTATATTTGGTCCTCACGGTGCTTATGTTTTCAGAGATCAGGGATATTGTTTCCCACATCGGTTCTAAGTGGACCAAAGTGGCCCTGGTTTGCAAATACGTCAACAGTAATTCTGCCGTCCTGGAAAAACGTATTGCCTTTGCGTTCAGGTGTTGCAAAATCAAGCTGGTGAGGAGCTGGGAGGGCAAAATGAACCAGTGCTCAATACTGGTGCTCCGCCCGTGGGACATCTCACTTCTTCCAAGGAGTCTCCTCCGTTTGCCCAACCAAAAGAAGGTCAAGGTACCAGGTGAGGTCAAGGCCGCCGTCTTCAAAGCCCTCAAAAACCTGACCAGCGATCAGGAGGGAGCCATCAAG CATATTCGGCCACCCTCGTCTCCAGTTTCCGGCCCCACCGCTGTGGACGCCCGGTCGGCATGCCATGGCAAGGGTGCAGCTGACACCATACTTGCGTGGCACATCGCCACGAGCATATATGAGCTGAGGCACCCCCAGGCGTCGAATCCTGAGGGCCATAAGATTGCCGCCACTCACCTCTCACGCTACTGCGCGTACTTGGTCAGCTACCGCCCGGGGCTACTTCCCGACGACGACGAATGGTGCAAGGAATTATACAAGGACGTCAAGAAGGATGCTGATCGCGTCCTCGGACGCCGTGCTGCGGCCTCAACGCCGGAAATCGAGTACCGGCAGCTGGTGGATTTGCTGAGCGCAGACTCCAACCACGAGGTGCTCAAGAACGGCGCGAGGCTCGGAGAGCGATTGGTGGTGGATTCGGAGACGAAGTGGGAGGCGCTGGCCAATTTCTGGGTGGAGATGATCCTGTACGTCGCCCCGTCGGAGAACTTGGAAGGGCACGCAGAGGCCATTGCCGGTGGCGGCGAGCTGATAACGCTCCTCTGCACGTTGCTTCCACACGCCGGGATTGTGGGTAGGCTCGACGACACGGCCGCCGACAACAGTGCTGCTGTTGACCATGCTTGA